Proteins encoded within one genomic window of Petrotoga sp. 9PWA.NaAc.5.4:
- a CDS encoding GGDEF domain-containing protein, which yields MNISEGNLAFYLCDNRYNAKPITDVQLEILDYFAKQSALIWQNKVFMNILKEEAELDTLTKVGNRRSYEKYISSLTYLKNMKIAFAFIDIDNFKEINDRFGHENGDKILKELSQIMINNFRKSDKIFRYGGDEFIIILSNISKENAIKVLGRLKNVFFEKTGCTLSVGISFGNSNEIYSLFLKADENLYKAKKEGKNNIFYV from the coding sequence ATGAATATAAGTGAAGGAAACCTTGCTTTCTATCTGTGCGATAATAGATACAATGCCAAGCCAATAACAGATGTACAATTAGAGATCTTAGATTATTTTGCCAAACAAAGTGCGTTAATTTGGCAGAATAAAGTATTTATGAATATTTTAAAGGAAGAAGCTGAACTGGATACCCTCACAAAAGTCGGAAACAGAAGGAGTTATGAAAAATATATATCATCTTTGACATATTTAAAAAACATGAAAATAGCTTTTGCATTTATTGATATAGATAATTTCAAAGAGATAAACGATAGGTTTGGTCATGAAAATGGAGACAAGATATTAAAAGAACTTTCACAAATTATGATTAATAACTTTAGAAAAAGCGATAAAATTTTTCGTTATGGTGGAGATGAATTTATAATAATCCTATCGAATATTTCAAAAGAAAATGCAATAAAAGTATTAGGTCGTTTAAAGAACGTTTTTTTTGAAAAAACAGGTTGTACGTTGTCTGTAGGGATAAGTTTTGGAAATAGCAATGAAATATATTCACTTTTTTTAAAAGCAGATGAAAATTTGTACAAAGCTAAAAAAGAAGGTAAGAACAATATATTTTATGTTTAA
- the cysC gene encoding adenylyl-sulfate kinase — MERKKSENVVWHEGKIKKEDRERFLRQKGVILWLTGLSGSGKSTIAHELEYRLLNMGHLAYVLDGDNIRHGLNGDLGFSPQDREENIRRIGEVAKLFADLGIIAITAFISPYKKDRQRVRSLVKEDEFVEIYVKCSIDVLKQRDTKGMYEKALRGEIKEFTGVSAPYEEPENPELVLNTEKESVEESVNKVLEYLKNKKII, encoded by the coding sequence GTGGAAAGGAAAAAAAGTGAAAACGTTGTTTGGCATGAAGGTAAGATAAAAAAAGAAGATAGAGAGAGATTTTTAAGACAAAAAGGAGTAATTTTATGGTTAACAGGTTTATCAGGGTCGGGAAAATCTACGATTGCGCATGAGTTGGAATATAGATTATTGAATATGGGGCATCTTGCATATGTTTTAGATGGAGACAATATTAGGCACGGTTTAAATGGAGATCTCGGTTTTTCACCACAAGACAGAGAAGAAAATATAAGAAGAATCGGTGAAGTTGCAAAACTGTTCGCAGATCTTGGAATTATTGCGATAACTGCTTTTATATCTCCATATAAGAAAGATAGACAAAGAGTTCGTTCCCTTGTAAAAGAAGACGAATTTGTAGAAATATATGTTAAATGTTCCATCGATGTGTTGAAGCAACGTGATACAAAAGGTATGTACGAAAAGGCGTTAAGAGGTGAAATAAAAGAGTTTACAGGTGTTTCTGCTCCGTATGAAGAACCAGAAAATCCGGAATTGGTATTGAATACAGAAAAAGAGTCTGTTGAAGAATCTGTTAACAAAGTTTTAGAGTATTTAAAAAATAAAAAAATAATATGA
- a CDS encoding DUF4897 domain-containing protein — MAQNDKQKRSNNFNFIIITLIFFIGLGIFQFFMYRNLSPNFQVLSREVIFDIHEDLTVDFSTKVNIRTEKENDFNTLLAGFNTPDEEKARLFQDTLNKLKEQIPRDFVVISYVSTINSNFPNITVDETVTLKGFVVEKEDGVIEFSLPNQLLSAENERVNVTIHYPNSWEVVSVNPNPTYIEQNVIGYSHTGSLNYPTIQFYKN; from the coding sequence ATGGCTCAAAATGATAAACAAAAGAGAAGTAATAATTTTAATTTTATAATCATTACTTTGATTTTTTTTATAGGGTTAGGTATATTTCAATTTTTTATGTATAGAAATCTTAGTCCAAACTTTCAAGTTCTTTCCAGAGAAGTGATATTTGATATTCATGAAGATCTAACGGTAGATTTTTCTACAAAGGTTAATATTAGGACAGAAAAAGAAAATGATTTTAATACATTATTAGCTGGATTCAATACTCCTGATGAAGAAAAAGCGCGGCTTTTCCAAGATACTTTGAATAAGCTGAAAGAGCAAATTCCAAGAGATTTTGTTGTGATATCTTATGTCTCTACTATAAATTCAAATTTTCCTAACATTACTGTTGATGAAACTGTTACGTTAAAAGGGTTCGTTGTGGAAAAAGAAGATGGAGTTATTGAATTTTCTCTACCAAATCAGCTTTTAAGTGCAGAAAATGAGCGTGTCAATGTTACTATTCATTATCCAAATAGTTGGGAAGTTGTGAGTGTAAATCCAAATCCAACATACATTGAACAAAACGTTATTGGATATTCTCATACTGGTTCTTTAAATTATCCAACTATACAATTTTACAAAAATTAA
- a CDS encoding ZIP family metal transporter has translation MDNSQIWFLGVFSSLIAGLATTIGAIPVLFLKKQMTEKQMDILLGFAAGVMLAATMFSLIVPAIDTGGVFITIIGILVGAIVIDLIDYFSPHEHFLKGKEGPELIQLKRIWLFVIAIALHNFPEGMAVGVSFGGGMIANGITVAIAIGLQNIPEGTATAFSLIKANYNAKQSFFWTFLTGLVEPLGGLLGASLVVLMKPALPFFLSFAAGAMLYVISDEIIPETHSHSNERAATFSLIGGFLIMLILDVMLG, from the coding sequence ATGGATAATAGTCAAATATGGTTTTTAGGTGTCTTTTCGAGTCTTATAGCTGGCTTGGCAACTACAATAGGTGCAATTCCTGTCTTATTTTTAAAAAAACAAATGACAGAAAAACAAATGGACATTCTATTAGGATTTGCTGCGGGTGTAATGCTTGCAGCTACTATGTTTTCACTCATTGTTCCAGCAATAGATACAGGCGGTGTATTTATAACCATTATCGGTATTTTAGTAGGGGCTATTGTCATTGATTTAATAGATTACTTTTCCCCTCATGAACACTTCCTCAAAGGAAAAGAAGGCCCAGAACTTATACAATTGAAAAGAATTTGGCTTTTTGTTATTGCCATCGCACTTCATAACTTTCCAGAAGGAATGGCTGTAGGCGTTAGTTTTGGAGGAGGCATGATAGCAAATGGAATCACTGTGGCAATAGCAATCGGCTTACAAAACATTCCAGAAGGAACCGCAACGGCATTTTCTCTAATTAAAGCTAATTACAACGCCAAGCAAAGCTTCTTTTGGACTTTTCTAACAGGTTTGGTAGAACCACTTGGTGGACTATTAGGTGCTTCTTTAGTTGTTTTAATGAAACCGGCTCTGCCTTTTTTCTTATCCTTCGCAGCTGGCGCTATGCTTTATGTAATAAGTGATGAAATAATACCAGAAACACATTCTCATTCAAATGAAAGAGCTGCAACCTTTTCATTAATTGGTGGATTTCTTATAATGCTTATTCTTGATGTCATGCTGGGATAA